A window of the Alnus glutinosa chromosome 4, dhAlnGlut1.1, whole genome shotgun sequence genome harbors these coding sequences:
- the LOC133866544 gene encoding uncharacterized protein LOC133866544 produces the protein MACLHDHSCEDHDCSTDWSLYKHIDLSKVTALNEAVQGSVKSVFKAWEQRLSSSGEHLESNEGDPELLVFIPFTSDVKIKSISIVGGTDGTSPSKMRVFVNRDGIDFSDAQSMLAIQEWDLVENLQGVLEYQTRYSKFQSVASITLHFPENFGGDTTQIHYIGLKGEATQLKRDVVATIVYELTPNPSDHKARAEGGGGLSQVE, from the exons ATGGCGTGCTTACATGACCATAGTTGTGAAGATCATGATTGTTCAACTGATTGGTCTCTTTACAAGCACATAGACCTCTCTAAG GTAACCGCTTTGAATGAGGCTGTTCAAGGAAGTGTTAAGTCAGTTTTTAAAGCGTGGGAGCAGCGCCTTAGTTCTTCTGGG GAGCACTTGGAAAGCAATGAGGGTGATCCGGAGTTACTTGTTTTCATTCC ATTTACTTCAGATGTCAAGATCAAGAGCATATCAATTGTTGGTGGTACTGATGGAACAAGTCCTTCCAAGATGAGAGT GTTTGTCAACCGAGATGGCATTGACTTTTCGGATGCTCAAAGTATGCTAGCCATTCAG GAGTGGGATTTGGTTGAAAATTTGCAAGGAGTGTTAGAATACCAGACAAG ATATTCTAAATTTCAAAGTGTGGCAAGTATCACATTGCATTTTCCTGAGAATTTTGGTGGTGACACAACTCAGATACACTATATTGGTTTAAAAGGTGAAGCTACCCAG TTGAAGAGGGATGTTGTTGCAACAATTGTTTATGAGCTTACGCCAAATCCTTCCGATCACAA AGCACGGGCTGAAGGTGGTGGCGGTCTTTCGCAAGTGGAATGA
- the LOC133867241 gene encoding uncharacterized protein LOC133867241, with protein sequence MEGIVVEGEGSGASRYTLKPTRISNEDILLCIDVDAESLVEMKSTGPNGRPLTRLDSIKQAILLFVNAKLSINPEHRFAFATLSKSASWLRKEFSSEVESAIAALRGLSATSACGAADLTSLFRVAAHEAKKSRAQNRIFRMILIYCRSSAKPQHQWPVNQKLFTLDVIYLHDKPGPDNCPQEVYDALVDALEHVSEYEGYIHESGQGLARVLFRHMCVLLSHPQQRCPQEYVDIPKPLTKKSPASDSVPGEESVPISSQ encoded by the exons atggaaggAATCGTTGTAGAAGGAGAGGGGTCAGGGGCAAGCAGGTACACGCTGAAACCGACGCGTATAAGCAACGAAGACATACTGTTGTGCATAGACGTGGATGCGGAATCGCTGGTGGAAATGAAAAGCACGGGACCAAATGGTCGACCGCTCACCAGATTGGACTCCATCAAGCAAGCCATCCTTCTCTTCGTCAACGCCAAGCTCTCCATTAATCCCGAACACCGCTTCGCCTTTGCCACCCTCTCTAAATCCGCTTCTTGG CTTAGGAAAGAGTTTAGCAGTGAAGTTGAGTCTGCAATTGCTGCACTTCGGGGACTCTCAGCTACTTCAGCTTGTGGTGCTGCAGATCTTACCAGTCTGTTTCGGGTGGCAGCTCATGAAGCAAAGAAATCCCGTGCTCAGAATCGAATATTTAGAATG ATTCTTATCTACTGCAGATCATCCGCAAAACCACAACATCAATGGCCTGTAAACCAGAAACTCTTTACTTTGGATGTTATTTACCTCCATGACAAGCCTGGACCAGACAACTGCCCTCAGGAGGTCTATGATGCACTTGTTGATGCCCTTGAGCATGTCAGTGAATACGAGGGCTACATACATGAGAGCGGGCAGGGGCTAGCACGTGTCCTCTTCCGTCACATGTGTGTGCTGTTATCACACCCTCAGCAGCGGTGCCCACAAGAGTATGTTGACATACCCAAACCTCTTACAAAGAAGTCGCCTGCCTCAGACTCGGTGCCTGGTGAAGAAAGTGTTCCCATATCAAGCCAATGA